The genomic region taaactgtaagatGCCCTGCCTGTTTGATAACCACGCTTAACAGATTATTGCAAGAACTGTGTCCAGGCTATATAAGAAGATATATCTATATGGGGATCTTTTACTACCTAATATCGATTGGGGAGTAAAAGTGTAGTTGCAACAGTCATATGAGCGGGCCTCAGAGAACCCATGACCTTCTATTAGCCTCCAGCTGATGTAAATGACCTCATACTGCTCCCTTATCATAGCCTGCAAATTGTTCTATAATCTTATAATCACAAATACACGATTGCTCGTATCAGACTGTATCAGACAAGTGAAATGATTGATCAGAGCGGTCATGGCCTACCTGCTCACCCCGGGTCATCTCCATGTGGTGCGGCAGGACTTCCTCAGGTTGAAGCAGCTCAGCAGCTCTGAGCTGCTTCTCCCGCCGGTTCCGCTTTTATAGTCTGGACCCTGCAGCACGGCGCAAATTGAGGGAATGGATTTCCAAGACAAAACCTGCACCTCAATTGATCcgaccttgaaaaaaaaaataataatacattgtCGTCGATGACgctctttgttgctgctgttgttggcGGGGCTCGAAGAGTGATTCACATCCACACAGCCAATATCAATCGGCGCGCTATTAACAGACGCTCCTGTCATTAGGCGGAGAAGGTTATCAATCCCACGTTTCTGACTCGATAACATGAAGAAGTGCAACTGATGTCATTTCGTGGGCTTGAGGATTAAAGTTCATCAGCCGATCGGTATGGACATATCCCTGGAAATGATGACGCACTCAAAGAACTTTTGATCATTAAGGCCCGTTCACCTGCGCTCCGTCCACACGGTCATATTGGGTTTCCAGTGCTTTATTGTTGGAAGGCTCCACCTTCTTTATTGGGAAACGGGCCGCGATGATTATTCAAACGTCTCGAAGACTATCGAGCTGCCACAACAAGGCGCAGAGTCGACTGTTTGAAAGTTATAGCTGCTCTCACGCTGTGAAAAGGAAGGAGGGGCCCGGCAGTCTCCAGGGGGCCCCTCACCGATAATTAGCGATCAATCACGAATTAGTTTAAAAGCTCGAAAAGAACACCGAGAGCAGCACTATTAGATTTCAAAGATTCACTGCTCTCCAATAATTGCTTTGGATTTTTCGTGGAACCGAGGTCTTCCTCTTTGTTTGTCTTATGCCACCAAGAGGTTCTGCCACCGGTCCtcagtaaatataaaaaaatataaaaatgcacCTGAGGCCTACTTATTTATTGGATGTCTATAATGCATATTAATGAACATAAGTTTCAATCAGCTGAATTGAACGACAGAGCTGTAATTCTGATCTGCTGGGCCATCAGATGAATCTTCCTCCTGGTTATCATAAAGTTGACAGTTCAACTAGATAATAATCAACTTAATGTGATATGTGAAAAAGTATGTAACACAACAAATACAAGGACAATGAaagatttaaatattaaaacttaGCATCAAATTTTAACCCATGGAATAATGATAAGGAAAACTATGTTCATAGCTGATAAAATATGATCCTAGAATACCAGAGGCAAAGAGTACCGCATGTAAAACACTGGCATATACACAAATAATCATAAGATAGTCAGTAAAACATTGTATTTACTATATTGTAGTCATTGCGATTGCAGATGCAAAATTGTATGATAATAATCAGTATATTTTTGACTTGGTATCATTCCATTTCATCAGAGCTATTTTTCgggccactagagggcagcagaCACAGCAAACACAACGCTGACTTGGTGGAGAGGCATATCATTGCTGTCTAAAAACTAAAGGGCTACCccatcaattttacacattaaagtgtgtttacaggtgttggaGAATTCTACTGCACACATCAAAACGCAGTATCAAGCCTTTAATGGCTCCAGAAGCTAAATTCCACttagtggctgagttgcattgtgggtaatgtagcaCCAGATTTGGAAAGCAGTCCAGCGGTCTAACATTACACTCCAGAGTCATTAtagacagtttaaaaaacaaatgattaaaatcgttacagcagaacagagatgtcacctttttattccacacagtcttcttctcttctttaaaCATAAAGGGAGCTGTTGGTGACTATCACAGATGAAAATATGTGGTTTTCCTTTAAATAAGACTTTTACGCATGTTTTTTCTTCGTATTTAAAAGTTCTTGCACAATATACGGTTCATTCTTTTGGCTGATGAGGCCTCTTCAGAGACTGGGATGTGTACAGACTGTGCTGTAAGCTTTGCTGCACCTGCAGGGCTGACAAATTTACGCTTTTATCGTTCTTATTAATAAATGGAAtccagtgacatcacatcatttCAAGTATAATTCCACCTCCCCTAATCCTGAGCAGAGGTCTGATAAGAAATAACTGAAAACacgtgtgtgactgtgtgtggtAATGGAAGCACTGATGGGTTTTGATTAAATGACTAAACTAGCATTTATGGAACAGTGACTGTCAGTGTGTCTTGTTGATTGTTGTTTATATCCTGTCTTTGAGGACATGTACTCATCCTCTCATGGTCACAGtttttcccttctcttcctccgGCTCTCATGGTGTTCCTGACTCGTCGTTCCTCATCTGACCACCAGGTGTCCTCGTTGTGCATCACTTTTGCACATCTGTGACCTCCCGCCTCAACAGCTGCTGTTAAGTTATttagttcttcttctttttcatctttattttcttcatacTCTCCTTCTTTCATCTGTCATTCATTTTACCCTGTTGACCCTCTTTCTTCTCCCTTTCTGTCTTTTAACTCTTTcctttatttcttatttctacACTTTCCCTCTTTCATTCCTCCTGACCTTTCTCCTTTCGACACTTCCCTCTTGTGTTCTTGTCATGCTTTGTTCTGCTTTTTCTAATCTCTGAAAATTGAGAAGAGGATTGAAAtacttttgtctcttttatcTGTAGAGAGGGTCCCTTAAAGTCTCCAGATTAATTTAGGGCTGCACATTCTGATGACGTGAAGATGTTAATTGTATTTTAGCCTCACATTTTCTAGTAACCAGTCCAGGAAATTCAGCTCTTTGAAACACCAAATAAATCTGAAAAAGGCAGGATTACCCAAAAAAGTAGAAGCCTCTTTCATAGATGGATTTGGTTACAATGTGACACTCACACTGTGATGGAAGTCATTCCTATTTTCTGAGAATTTCAGCTCCATAGAGTGATGTAGGGATGATTACCCAGAGGTTAGCATGGCCCTAGTTCCCTCAGAGGGATTTTTGAATTggatttttgaaatattttaataatattgaaaataatgtctgtgacaaacacaaagttaTGACTCTTACAggttttgttcatcaagataatcttcacCAATGATCACCACTGTGTGATTTTGGAAACCTAAATGAAATCTCTTGtggtaaaaagctaatgttgggCTACTAACAGTCTACATCaaggtcacatgacttaaaagTCATCACCACTAAGCAtcttactacacaattactatACAGGTTTTCTACAAACGGATTAATTTACacgttttttatttatgttgtttatttcgggcatgtcaattcataaacatcacatttcatcattgttcagataatacaatacacatggccgaaagggaaaagcgggagaagccaaagcttatcaagtcccgcccccattacccacaggataaaatcttcatcctgatcttttcttgtcatttgcattttacattttcttttcttttttcttcttttgttatgacctttgacaaaacatattacagcagtagcatacagagctgaattcaagctctagacagtacatacagattacatgtgtgtctactgttgtgtgccgatttacagggctagttgagttcttcacagctcagaagaacttgtgataactcacagtagtgtcacagtgttcgtacctaagttatctcacattgttgatacacattataacaacatcctgctatgtacaactggcattggccttggaccatacaattttctcaggttcaacttattgtttgggtacagaatggtatttgttatgctcacatgccgtctcaacacaactctaaagttagagttagaatagtttgtaccTACAGTCGTCCTGCAGAGACGGACTAGTGAGCAGATGATTTATTAAGCAATTTTAAAAGTTTATAGACATCAGTTGAACTTATATAACTGCCATTCAAATAgtgtttatagatgaactacaccGTACTGACTACTTAACCAATTGCAAAGTCTGAACATTAGTTGAACTTTACAGTCAACAatcttttaataaatgttttataaagcatttaattgtttgtcaAATAGTCAACTCGTGTTTAATTTACTATAAATGAACAAATCATTCATGATGGATTTTATCAAATGTAACCAGCCTTTGTGTCGTCTGAAAGGTGAAATGTTTGACGGTCACTTGACCTCAGTCAAACTGATCATGTGGATTTTGTTGTGGTGAACACTATTTTGGAGAAGTAAAGAAgtgaaatggtgaaaaatgaatggaatgtgagtgtgtgagtttgttgGGGTATTACTTCCTCCAACGCTGTAGGTGTTTTCTAAGACATTCTCTTAAGAAAAGAGtcacttcctctgtgtgtctgaatgCATTACTGTTAATGAACATTTAGAGTTGCTCAATGTGTCCACTCTGTTGTTTATGGTTTCCTCACGTATGATTGTGTTTAAGCATGTGATTACCTTCGGTTTCTGTATGATGTGATGGGTGGATGAGAGATATATCAGTAAGTGATCAGCAGTTCATCCAACAGCACCAGCAGCTACTCAAAGAGGAAGGACCTTCTGTTGAAACCAATCAACGGCTCCTACTGATACGTCTGTCAGAGGTGAGAAGGGAAAGCTGAAGGAGGTCAGAACAGTTTTTGTGATGTATGTTTTCTATTCTGATGTATCTATAAATGACACTTGCTAATTTACTTTTTGGTACATCTTAAAGAtatattttggtttgtttggcaTGAGGTGGTCTGAGCTACCCAGCGGGTTCACAGATCTCTGTGAGTCTTACCATGTTATCTTAAAAAATCAAAGCTGTCTCTTTGAACTAATCCCTGTTCATTACAATGAACAGTTTATAcagcattgttgtgtttttgatgtTCCATGAAGATGTAAAGGATGTTTGACATTCAATCATATCCTTATGACACAGTTTCTAATCGGTTGCTGTACACCACCCTAAATAAAACTTCTCCTCACGCATTTGGTACTTTATGGAGCAGTTGTTAATAATGATAGCAGAGATGCAAGTGGAGtgaaaagtcacacacacagccactaaTCATAAGGGAATGCAGAGTAAGTCAATGACATTCAAGAGTCAGCTGTAAGGATGTGTGTTGTCTTGCAACTCGTTGCATTTAGCATGATTGTTATAAGTATTGTATGTCAAcaagatttgtgtctttaaataTTTAGGAAACATGAATACAGTTTAGTAGGTCTATCTGCAATGGTTTCACAAGTGCCACATGTATTGTTGTGTTAAAAGGCCTTTATCTGGTGTGGTaacatgtttcttttcatgGTGGTGGGTGATTAGGAAAGAATGCACAGGATAATGAGAAATCATGCATTAACATGATGGTACAgagatgttaaaaaaacaacaacacaattaccatgaaaattatcatggtatttaatttaaattgaggcaatattttttgtatttcacaatttattatatattatattatatatattataatatatttaatgttatgtgtgagagaaagtttgtgtgtgtgtgtgtgtgtgtgtgtgcgtgtgcgtgtgcgtgtgtgtgtgcatgagtgtgtgagtgaaatcaaagcaaaacaatCAAATCCAAATAGAACCTCTACGGCAACATTTCATTCCGGGCCTATATAAAGGCAGGTTCGCAGGAcaacatagatagatagaattactttaatgatcccagactgggaaattatttaaatttgttGAGTCCGATCTGTTATCGAACGCAGACACAGCCGTGTTAACGTGAGAAAGAAAAGTGAGGAACAACGTGACGATATCTGTTTATCAGAGACAACAACAGCATTTTTCTGAGACAGAATATATCAGCCGAACGAAATGGAGTACTCTAGTGAGAACCCCACAGACATGTCTCTGGAGAGACTTATCCAAGAGCTCGAAGACACCAAAGAGCAGCTCAGGAAGCAGAAAACCCTGAAGGAAATGTATATCAACAGGGGGAAAGAAACCTCCAGAGAACTGGAAGTATCAAGTATCAAGCTGACCTCCAGGCGGAGAAGGACAAGAATAATCTTCTTCAGAAAGGACTGGATCAGATCATTGTCACCTGCAATGAGATCAGACTCAGGTGATTATTATATATTGCACATTTTACACATAATATGACAGTTACTGTGAAGTACGTTTATCCTTAAATTAATCTCATTTTATCTTATCTATTCTTATCTTAGGTATGAGACTGATGTCATTGAAGTCAGACAGCAGGTTGAGACTCTCCAACATGAGCTTCAGAAGGAAGCCCTGCAAAGAAAGCTCCTTCAACCAACAACACAGGGAGCTGGAAATGGCACAAACATCCAGCCAGGACAAGTTTACTGCTGAGCTCcaggtggagcagcagaagaacaaCCTTCTTCAAGACAAACTGGACAGGATCAGCCAAGGGTATGAATCAGAAGTCATCACTGTGAGACAGCAGGCTGAAAGTCTGCAGCGGGAGCTTGAGAAAGAAGTCAAGGCTAACGCAGACACAGTGTCCAAAGGCTTGCAGGTGATTACCAACTTGAAGGCTGAGCAGGATGACCTTCGTCACAGGATGACCAAGGAAATCAACAATCTCCAGCAAAACACCCTGGAGAAGGAGGAACGTTATTAGAGACAACTGGAGGAGCTGAAAACTCAGCTTACTGTTCAGATCTCTCTCAACCTTGAGCTCTCCACAGAGCTTAAGGTGTTGAAGAAAGCTGATGTACCCGAGGAGAAGGCGTGTGAGCAGGAGTCCATCACTACCGCCTCGGCCCTCGAACCAATGGAGGTGACCAAAGTCCCCGAAGAGAATACGTATGAGCAGGAGTCCATCACTACCGCCTCGGCCCTCGAACCAATGGAGGTGACCAAAGTCCCCGAAGAGAATACGTATGAGCAGGAGTCCATCACTACCGCCTCGGCCCTCGAACCAATGGAGGTGACCAAAGTCCCCGAAGAGAAGGCGTGTGAGCAGGAGTCCATCACTACCACCTCGGCCCTCGAACCAATGGAGGTGACCAAAGTCCCCGAAGAGAAGGCGTATGAGCAGGAGTCCATCACTACCGCCTCGGCCCTCGAACCAATGGAGGTGACCAAAGTCCCAGAAGAGAAGGCGTGTGAGCAGGAGTCCATCACTACCGCCTCAGGCCTTGAACCAATGGAGGTGACCAAAGTCCCCGAAGAGAAGGCGTGTGAGCAGGAGTCCATCACTACCGCCTCGGCCCTCAAACCAATGGAGGTGACCAAAGTCCCCGAAGAGAATGCGTATGAGCAGGAGTCCATCACTACCGCCTCGGCCCTCGAACCAATGGAGGTGACCAAAGTCCCCGAAGAGAAGGCGTGTGAGCAGGAGTCCAATCACTACTGCCCCGGCCCCCGAACTTCTTGACGTGACTCAAGTCTCCGAGGAGACTCACCCAGGCAAACCAAAAAAGTCTTCCTGGAAAAGAGCCAGTCACTTTCTGGGACTGAGGAAACCACAGAAGTGGAAGAAGTAAGATGGCTTCAACAACTCAAGCTGTCACACTCGCCATCAAACATCAACACCAAGAACATCTCTACTGTGGACAGCCAGTAGATACCACATGTCATCTGTGGTCgggcatggggggggggggggggggggggggcactatATCACTGTTACCTCCAAACAGCAGCACACTCTTGCAGAGATAGTACGAGGAGCTAATCAGAAATGCTCCCCATACTGTGTCTTTCAGACAAGctacatgtgtctgtgtggagtAAACACACCCTCCCCATGCCTCTGTGGGTTTTCCCCAGGTCCCACatattttttcaattaaaaaatagaaattggAAAGAAAAATTCAAACCCTTGTTCATATGGCTTTATTCTGTAGAATGTAGTAGTTGTACAgtaatgtatgtaaaatgtagGACATTGTCTTTCTCGAGGTGGGAACACATTTTGCCTCAAGTAGTATTCAATTTTTTTTGCCCATTGTCAACATGGTCTGTTATATATCCTGATCAAGAGGAACATAACATTCACTGAGTAATGAAAACTAACTGAGAAAAACCTTTTAGAGCTATGCTTGCTCTTTGAAGCTTAACTTAGGCATCGCTGCATATGAAACACATTTATCAAtaccagcatgctaacatggtCAGAAAGTGAAGGCTAATATGTCAATGCAAAGTTAAGTTTATCACGTTCAATGAGCGTACtttaataataagaagaattaaagctgcaagcagtgatgaacgggccctggCAGGAggggttaaatgtcatttcctgtgtaCAACATGGTGCTGCGACTATGTCTGTATATTGGCCTATGTGTTCAGGGCTGGActcttatcaaacatgtgaagtttggtccaaataggaatgaggaagttgttcGTTTATAATTTGATGGCCTGTACCGGAgggtattaaataatgtacagTGATGTCAGAAGGACTCCCTGGACTACAGGTGAGAAATCCCTCCAAGTAATTTGTGGTGAGttatgttttgattattgattcgCAGTCCACACGCGTCGGGCGGTGGCGCTGTCGCAGGGCGTGCTCACCCTTTAGTTGCATGTCATCTTGTAGTGTATGATATGGAGAAAAAAGTTATGAATGTTATGTAAAtgggatgatgtttgtctgaattcctgtgtccagtaggtGACGCTATGGATATGAAACAGTATTGATTAGGGCTGCCCGATAAATCAAATTTTCATCGTCATCACCatatgaacatgtgcaataaacacatcgcaaaagactgcctgacactCGATGAatgcgccatgcatgcaccttgagcatgccaacatttagcctatcagacggagccctgaatacaagggccaatcagatgaagccccagctagccgttagctaccctgacatAATTAATCtgcatcagtttggtggtgattgccaggttatgatggctgagggaggagagaaaagcgatGAAAATGTGGTCAACGAAGACCATGTGGTGAAAAGTAACAGCACGTCTGCTAcatggacttattttggattcaggagagacaaCGTGTtacaggtactgtgtaaaacatggcGAGCAGTTATTGCAGTTCTAGAGGAAATACAACCAATCTCCATCACtgcctgcaatacaaccataaagacctagacaaacaattcaaaactaatgTTGGCCATCATaaactgtatagttaataatatgcaaacttcagtatttgttttttcttattgaAAGTTATATCGTtatcgcaatattgaacagtgttattgcacatcgcagattttcctcatatcatGCAAGCCTAGTATTGAATCTGGTGTACATGGGAAATTAAATGgcgaagttataaggacttgctgctttatggcgaagcatgaaaatggatggcaccatgacacccaccatgtttgacgtaggcgaaagcttttgataagttttcATCTTCAGGGTTTGAGGATGATACTGAATGAAttggaagtctgtggtgtcaacccttcctgttggactgacagtttggtacccccaatgttttttgtgcgtctggtcataaTACATATGCATACTGAATGtcattcatgtatgtgcatgtaggaggcggggcttggAGTTTTAATATTCTAGGGGGCGCTATAGAGACCCCTGGTAATGCTTTTTGTCAGCTATCGCCAGGAGGTCATTGGCAATAATTGTACTAAGTTTGGTGCTAATCCAACCAaccgatgtggagatataaaatacttcaatttaacgagtgccacctagtggtcatCGGCCATAATTTTGCACAGAGCTTCAGAGGCTAATGGGGAAGTAGTCGCCTGAGTTTGATGTCATTCGGACACACAAATGTCGAGATATGCAAGACTTCCTGTTTTGTgcaaaatctgcaggaagttttTAATTGCAGGTCAAgacctgctcaggccctaataaCCAACACAAGCAAAATAACCATTACAAATGTACCCCTGTCAGTAAAGGCAACCCACTGTGGCAGTAACTAGTgtaggtgtgtgctttgtgctaactgagATAGCTTGACTCAGGAGCTGTTGAATTCAGCGTCTGAATGAAAGTCTGTCCCTGCTGCTCACTCGTTCTTTAGCTAGCAGCTATGTGCTGTGAGACCAGCATTGCTGTATCCATATCCAAGTACTTAAGGTCTCATTCATGTGTAAGAAAAAGTTGTTACTATCAAAATGACTGTAAACAACGAACAGGGCTGTTGTTAGTTCTCACGGCAttcattttccttttccctGAGAACATTCTATTTGTTGGTTGTTGTCAGGAGGTTAAGAGATTCTCTCCAAAAATCTTGCATTGCGTACATTCAACATTCACACAAGCTTTGAAGAGATTATTTAAGTTTCCTGAGgtatgtttgtgttcatgtctgtgtAAGTAACATTTCAGGTTCAGAGTTTGGTTTCCAGACGTCAGGATGAAGAcccctgctctgctctctgcagtcctgctgctggtttCCCTGATTCCAGCTGCAAGTAAGCTTCAGCTTCACAGCAGTTTCTTTCAGTATTACTCAATATGAAAAATCCCTTTTAATGGTTTTCTTCTCctgttttcttcttgtgtggacaAAACAGTGTCCACAGAGGACAGGTCACCAGCCTGTGACAGTAGACAATGTTTTTCTACGCCCTATTTTCTCTTCTCTACTAACTTTGACTTCCCTTTTTTAGGTTCTGATCTAACGCCCTTTACTGTCCTTGTGGCAAACTCTGTGAAAGTCACCCCTTGCAAGAACTACACCACTGCTGTGGTCTTCAGAGGGATCTTGTTGGGTGGATTGAAGAGACTGCAGAACTCAACCAAAGACTTCATGTCAGTTCACTATTTCTTTAAGCAGAAACACTAGTATGAGCTAataacatgcattttttttttttttatttagattaaCACCTTCTGCTATATGTTTTCACCAACTGGAATTATACACCTACAGAGGGTTCCCTCTCTACAGACTATTCTCAGGGACAGGGACAACGCTCTTCTTTCTTGTTCGCCCATTTTGTGtttcaaagtcatttttttatgaatttggGCGTCACTCAAACTGGAAAGTATCATGAGATAACTTTTACTGTGAGTTGACTGACTCACCTTGCTTAATCATACTTCCTCCAGTTGAGCAACATTGAGTCAGAATTAAGGCAGGTTGGATTTTTGCCTAACCCTGCTTCTTCCTGTCCAAACTATGGCACTCAGTGATAGGCTGAACTCTGCTGGACAGCAACTGTCGCAAATCATGCAAATAATAGCTTGCCTCCAGGACATTTAGTCAGTATAGCAGCATTACAAAATGCAGAATTTtagttcttttatttttaagtgcCTGCAGTGTTTTAAGGCTTCAGAAAGCATTTTGTAATGTCTTTGTATAAAAGGTGAATAATACTTTTCTGGTCACAATAGGTCATATCTCAGGCCTTCATCAATCTTTTCCTGTTGTCCTGCAGGTTCACCTACACAGAGGATCCAAACTATGGCCCGTTCCTGCAGAGTGTCAACGGTTTGCCTGGAAGTCAGGGGAATCGTACCTACTGGGAGCTACTGGTAAAGAAACCGGATGGCCAAGTCATCAGGCCTGATGTTGGTGAGTCAACCAAGAAGTggtttatctgtctgtctgtctgtctgtctgtctgtccaatGTAATTTGATACGCAGTCCAAATCTCTCCGTCATTCTTATTCTGCATGTAAATGAATTTATACCATCTGTGGATCTGGTTTGCAGGTATTGGATGTTACCTTCCCAACAAATATGAGACAATCATCCTGAACTATAACAAATACTGATGAGTCAGTGGCCACAGGACATCAACATGAGATCTGAAGAAGAGTTAGATCCAAGTCTGTCATTCTACTGTATTTATATATCATTATTAATCAACTAGGACAGATTGGTCTTTGGTGTCCAGTAAGAATTCATAGCTGAGCACATGGCCCGCCATGTTACGAAGACAAGTATGCACATGGAAACAAACCATATTGTTGTATAACTGAGATGGAAACAGTAGATTTATTGTGTCTTGACTTTCTTATGATTATCTTTACGGGATTCTACCTTC from Sparus aurata chromosome 2, fSpaAur1.1, whole genome shotgun sequence harbors:
- the LOC115567570 gene encoding uncharacterized protein LOC115567570 isoform X1, whose product is MEYSSENPTDMSLERLIQELEDTKEQLRKQKTLKEMYINRGKETSRELEVSSIKLTSRRRRTRIIFFRKDWIRSLSPAMRSDSGMRLMSLKSDSRLRLSNMSFRRKPCKESSFNQQHRELEMAQTSSQDKFTAELQVEQQKNNLLQDKLDRISQGYESEVITVRQQAESLQRELEKEVKANADTVSKGLQVITNLKAEQDDLRHRMTKEINNLQQNTLEKEERY
- the LOC115567570 gene encoding uncharacterized protein LOC115567570 isoform X2 codes for the protein MEVTKVPEENTYEQESITTASALEPMEVTKVPEENTYEQESITTASALEPMEVTKVPEEKACEQESITTTSALEPMEVTKVPEEKAYEQESITTASALEPMEVTKVPEEKACEQESITTASGLEPMEVTKVPEEKACEQESITTASALKPMEVTKVPEENAYEQESITTASALEPMEVTKVPEEKACEQESNHYCPGPRTS
- the LOC115567581 gene encoding transcobalamin-1-like; the protein is MKTPALLSAVLLLVSLIPAASSDLTPFTVLVANSVKVTPCKNYTTAVVFRGILLGGLKRLQNSTKDFMFTYTEDPNYGPFLQSVNGLPGSQGNRTYWELLVKKPDGQVIRPDVGIGCYLPNKYETIILNYNKY